A genomic window from Myotis daubentonii chromosome 4, mMyoDau2.1, whole genome shotgun sequence includes:
- the ABHD11 gene encoding protein ABHD11 isoform X4, with translation MSYEAMSQDLQDLLPQLGLVPCVLIGHSMGGKTAMLLALQRPELVERLIAVDISPVNTTSSSDFPAYMAAMKTIDIPDKVSRSSARKLADKQLSPLIQDMAVRQFLLTNLVEVDGRFVWRVNLDALAQHVDEILAFPPRQESYPGPTLFLLGGNSEFVPPSHHPEIRRLFPVAQIQTVPDAGHWIHADRPQDFMAAIRGFLA, from the exons ATGAGCTATGAGGCCATGAGCCAGGACCTGCAGGACCTCCTGCCCCAGCTGGGCCTAGTGCCCTGTGTCCTCATTGGCCACAGCATGGGAGGCAAGACAGCCATGTTGCTGGCACTACAGAGG CCAGAGCTGGTGGAACGTCTGATTGCCGTGGACATCAGCCCAGTGAACACTACATCCAGCTCAGACTTTCCAGCCTACATGGCAGCGATGAAAACCATAGACATCCCAGATAAGGTGTCCCGCTCCAGTGCCCGCAAACTGGCCGATAAACAGCTCAGCCCTCTTATTCAG GACATGGCTGTGCGACAGTTCCTGCTCACCAACCTGGTGGAGGTAGACGGGCGCTTTGTGTGGAGGGTGAACTTGGATGCCTTGGCCCAGCACGTGGACGAGATCTTGGCCTTCCCACCACGACAAGAATCCTACCCTGGGCCTACCCTCTTCCTCCTCGGTGGAAACTCTGAATTCGTGCC CCCCAGCCACCATCCTGAGATTCGGCGGCTCTTCCCTGTGGCCCAGATACAGACTGTGCCAGATGCTGGGCACTGGATCCACGCTGACCGCCCACAGGACTTCAtggctgccatccgaggcttccTGGCCTGA